DNA sequence from the Sphingomonas bisphenolicum genome:
CGAAGCTCGTAAGCCCAAGCGGGAGGTGCCGACCTTCCGCGCTTTTCTCGATGGCGACTATGGGCTTTGGGCCAGGGCCAATCAAAAAGCGCATAAGCAAAACCTCAACCGGCTTGCGACCGCGTTCAAGGTCCTGCTGGACAAGCGCCTTGATGCAATCACCCCTCTGGATGTCGAACGCTGGCGTGGAGGCGAGGTCGAACGCGGGTTGAGCCTCGAAACCATCAACCGGGATATTTCCTCAATCAAGGCTGCGTTCAACCGCGCGGTGGAATGGGAGTTGCTCGGGACCAATCCGCTCGCCAAGGTCAAGAAATCGCGTACCGACGATTGCCCCAAGGTCCGCTATCTCTCCTACGACGAAGAGGCCCGCTTGCGTGCGGCGCTCGATGCTCGGGAAGAGCGCCGCTGCGCCGAGCGCGATTCGGCTAACCGTTGGCGGAGCGAACGCGGGTATGAATTGCTGCCGAGCCTGCGGCAGTTGGCCTTTACCGACCATGTGAAGCCGCTGATTCTGCTCTCGATCAACACGGGCTGCCGTCGCGGTGAACTTTTCGATCTCACCTGGTCGAATGTGGATCTCGACCGGCGTATTCTGACCGTGACGGGTGCAACCGCGAAATCGCGGCGAACGCGCCATATCCCGCTCAATCGGGAGGCCATGTTCGTTTTGCAGGGCTGGCGCGCGCAAGCGGAGAGCACCGACGGGCTGGTTTTTGTCAACGACGCGGGCCAGCGGTTTGATCGCGTCAATTTCTCGTGGCGGCATTTGCTCAAGGATGCGGGCATCACCGCGTTCCGCTGGCACGACATGCGCCACCATTTCGCCTCGCGGCTGGTAATGGGCGGGGTCGATCTCAACACCGTGCGCGAACTGCTTGGGCATAGCGATTATGCGATGACGCTGCGCTATGCCCATCTCGCGCCCGAACATAAGCTGAAAGCCGTGGAAGTGCTGGTCAGCACCTCGCCATTTGCAGCGGCGGCATGATGCTGCACGCGGATTGACCTTGTTGGCAGATTTGACTACATATGGCGAAATCACGTAACACGCTCCGCACTGTCTCTTGGATCAAGGCGGCGCGAAGAGATTTTGAGGCGTTCCCTGCGCGTGCCATGGATCGGGCATTGGATGCCCTGACCGTGGTCGCCGATGGCGGAACGCCGGACATTGCCAAGCCGCTTGCCGGTCTGGGTGCCGGTGTGTGGGAATTGGCGATCAAAGAGCGCGGCGACGCCTTTCGGGTCGTCTATGCGCTACAAATGGGCGACGACATTTGGGTGGTTCATGCCTTCCAGAAGAAATCGACCAAGGGAATTGCGACGCCGCGCCACGAGATCGATCTCGTGCGCGAGCGGATCAAGCGGCTGAAGGAGATGCTCGATGGCTGACCATGGTGACGATTTCGAACTGATTCGCGGTTCGGGCAATGTCTTTGCCGACTTCGATCAGCCCGATGCCAGCATTCGGCAGTTTCGTGCGATCCTTGCCGCTGAAATCGTCAAAACGCTCGATGCCGAGCGGCTGACGGTTCGGGATGCCGAAGCGCGCACCGGCATATCGGCCGCCGATTTTTCGCGTATCCGCCAAGTCAAACTGGAGCGATTCACCATCGACCGGCTGTTACGGATCCTCGACCGGCTCAACCGGGACGTTCGGGTGAAGATTTCCGTCGCGCCGCGTGCGGGTGGAAAGCGGGCTTCGATATCAACGCTTGCTGCCTGAAACCAATTAGCCGCGATCGAAGGGAGCTGCCCGCGCATGGGGTTGGTGGGTGGGACAAGCGAAGGGGCCGCCCCTTCTTGGGGCGGCCTCATCAAAATAATCTACGCCGCTTTCTCGATCGCTTTTGTGGGCGCCAGTTGGTGCAGATAGGCAACGGCGCGTTCGGCATGGGCGGCGGCTTGCACGATGGCGCGGGTGTCGTTTTGCAGCACCTTGATCCAGCTTGCGATGTAGCTGGCATGATCGGGGCGCGGCTCGATACAAAGCCCAAGATCGGCGGCCAGGAAGGCAGCGCCTAATTCCGCTACTAATTCCTCCCGTGCATACCCTTCATCTCCCCACTTCTCGCGCCCGAATGAGCGATCAAGGCGGCTCTTGTGCCGAGTCCAATGGACAGTTTCATGCCCCCTCGTGGCGAAATAGCCGTGGGCATCATGGAAGGCGACGAAAGGTGGAAGCTGGATGCGGTCGGCTGATGGGATGTAATAGGC
Encoded proteins:
- a CDS encoding tyrosine-type recombinase/integrase, with protein sequence MVDKFPISVKVKDYRDARLKGLILRVTPAGVKSFYCEYARGKRVWLGRADAVGLSEARESARVILSEVYRGIDPIEARKPKREVPTFRAFLDGDYGLWARANQKAHKQNLNRLATAFKVLLDKRLDAITPLDVERWRGGEVERGLSLETINRDISSIKAAFNRAVEWELLGTNPLAKVKKSRTDDCPKVRYLSYDEEARLRAALDAREERRCAERDSANRWRSERGYELLPSLRQLAFTDHVKPLILLSINTGCRRGELFDLTWSNVDLDRRILTVTGATAKSRRTRHIPLNREAMFVLQGWRAQAESTDGLVFVNDAGQRFDRVNFSWRHLLKDAGITAFRWHDMRHHFASRLVMGGVDLNTVRELLGHSDYAMTLRYAHLAPEHKLKAVEVLVSTSPFAAAA
- a CDS encoding type II toxin-antitoxin system RelE/ParE family toxin, which translates into the protein MAKSRNTLRTVSWIKAARRDFEAFPARAMDRALDALTVVADGGTPDIAKPLAGLGAGVWELAIKERGDAFRVVYALQMGDDIWVVHAFQKKSTKGIATPRHEIDLVRERIKRLKEMLDG
- a CDS encoding helix-turn-helix domain-containing protein; its protein translation is MADHGDDFELIRGSGNVFADFDQPDASIRQFRAILAAEIVKTLDAERLTVRDAEARTGISAADFSRIRQVKLERFTIDRLLRILDRLNRDVRVKISVAPRAGGKRASISTLAA